A window of Pomacea canaliculata isolate SZHN2017 linkage group LG3, ASM307304v1, whole genome shotgun sequence contains these coding sequences:
- the LOC112560279 gene encoding uncharacterized protein LOC112560279: MTMCSATVWTSTKSSRTKLVCVTDDVDRIRLSRTTEFKLIARPLSPDISPQPSLGDDCASDQRIIIDRQLKNRNLNVECDRSSYLRPQSRCTRTLANNRVITHVSDDFCGHADPSTTQPAFLDRMKVRFAQFKASVVPS, translated from the exons ATGACCATGTGCAGTGCCACGGTGTGGACGAGCACCAAAAGTTCAAGAACTAAACTCGTTTGTGTTACCGACGACGTGGACAGAATAAGATTGTCCAG GACGACAGAGTTCAAGCTGATTGCAAGACCACTGAGTCCCGACATCAGTCCTCAGCCGTCTCTAGGAGATGACTGTGCTTCCGATCAAAGGATCATTATCGACCGACAGCTCAAGAACCGGAACTTGAATGTTGAATGTGACAGGTCATCTTATTTGCGACCTCAGTCTCGGTGTACGAGAACTCTCGCAAATAATCGAGTTATAACGCATG TTTCAGATGATTTTTGTGGACATGCTGACCCATCAACCACGCAGCCTGCATTTCTCGACCGTATGAAAGTCAGATTTGCTCAGTTTAAGGCATCAGTTGTTCCCTCCTAA
- the LOC112558825 gene encoding TBC1 domain family member 7-like, translating to MAAEERNFRSYYYEKFGFRTVEEKKSVEILLKEQHINLEKLRFFCLRFALPAVYRTLVWKILLGVLPPHQSSHDFVLAQRKEQLKDLKQGLSLLNKGGDIASPEVTLLKLFLLERGQLPFQDIDMMVSEKNKGFVAIAHAVCNIADSDFDRYWISSRFSCPEATLRCLKKEDPDHKLCHHLQEHYVLTSLPLIDWFTCCFASVLPDISFERVWDKVIGGSTFVLVYVAVSILIFFRRPLLSMKSSEEMVAYLRHIPEDCGDIIVNQALDLWTQNGSQLMSSKSDSPNVDKSRN from the exons ATGGCAGCAGAAGAACGGAACTTCCGAAGCTACTACTATGAGAAATTCGGATTTAGAAcagttgaagaaaagaaatctgtTGAAATTCTTTTGAAAGAGCAGCATATTAATCTTGAAAAACTTCGTTTCTTTTGCCTTCGATTTGCTCTGCCGGCCGTTTACAGAACACTTGTGTGGAAAATTCTTCTTG GAGTTCTACCCCCTCACCAGAGCTCACACGACTTTGTGCTAGCACAGAGGAAGGAACAGTTAAAGGATCTGAAACAAGGGCTGTCACTCTTAAACAAAGGAGGAGACATAGCTTCACCTGAAGTTACCCTTCTAAAGCTCTTTCTACTGGAGAGAGGACAGCTACCTTTTCAAGATATTGATATG atGGTGTCTGAAAAGAACAAGGGCTTTGTGGCTATTGCCCATGCAGTTTGCAATATAGCTGATTCTGATTTTGATCGGTATTGGATTTCATCTCGATTTTCATGC CCAGAAGCAACACTCAGATGCCTGAAGAAGGAGGACCCTGACCACAAACTCTGTCACCATCTGCAAGAGCATTATGTGCtgacttctctccctttgataGATTGGTTTACGTGTTGCTTTGCTAGTGTTCTGCCAGACATCTCATTTGAAAG AGTGTGGGACAAAGTCATTGGAGGATCCACATTTGTACTTGTCTACGTTGCTGTTAGCATCTTGATCTTTTTTCGACGCCCGCTGCTGAGTATGAAGTCATCTGAGGAGATGGTGGCCTACCTGAGACAC ATTCCTGAAGACTGTGGGGATATAATCGTCAACCAAGCACTGGACCTCTGGACACAGAATGGCAGTCAGCTGATGAGTTCTAAATCAGACTCTCCTAATGTTGACAAGAgcagaaactga
- the LOC112560278 gene encoding tetraspanin-9-like: MASGIYKCIQIVFIICNFIGILMGIAMVAVGAYLFVTKGNFLNLMPKYEDVNITAVMIAAGIIVFVVAFIGFCGAWMESQCLLIIYFTMVFVIFALEIAVGIVGLIYKDDIDEEVKTQLLDGLKTSKRWPTWDAIQSEFKCCGVEKKDDWYAIMSNTVPDSCCSYEDCGKRPELAYDKGCYEKVKSELKNNFIALGIAGIVLGILQIINLVISMVLICAIRRSRNVAV; this comes from the exons ATGGCTTCTGGGATCTATAAATGCATTCAAATAGTCTTTATCATATGTAATTTTATTGGGATC cttaTGGGAATAGCAATGGTTGCTGTTGGAGCATACCTGTTTGTGACCAAGGGCAATTTTCTGAACCTAATGCCAAAGTATGAAGATGTCAACATTACTGCTGTCATGATTGCAGCTggtattattgtgtttgttgttgcctTCATTGGATTCTGTGGCGCATGGATGGAAAGCCAATGCCTACTCATTATA TATTTTACAATGGTGTTTGTCATCTTTGCTTTGGAGATTGCAGTTGGCATTGTTGGTCTTATATACAAAGATGAT ATTGATGAGGAAGTCAAAACCCAGCTGTTGGATGGGCTGAAGACTTCGAAACGTTGGCCTACTTGGGATGCCATTCAGTCTGAA TTCAAGTGCTGTGGTGTTGAGAAGAAAGATGACTGGTATGCTATTATGAGCAATACCGTGCCCGATTCCTGTTGCTCCTATGAAGACTGTGGCAAGCGTCCCGAGCTTGCTTATGACAAG GGCTGCTATGAAAAGGTGAAAAGTGAATTGAAGAACAACTTCATAGCACTGGGCATTGCTGGGATAGTGCTTGGTATTTTGCAGATTATTAACCTTGTTATCAGCATGGTTCTCATATGTGCCATACGCAGAAGCAGAAATGTTGCAGTATAA